Proteins encoded together in one Bombyx mori chromosome 24, ASM3026992v2 window:
- the LOC119629362 gene encoding uncharacterized protein LOC119629362 yields the protein MRSFRRWAVSALWSSGEAVFICMPCAMLRAWMTVTFCALQARDTRSHAVLSCKITGGGAGILRTDAGWGRGDGVARRGESGETTTLGRDAFAALGCFGAADGSTARARFFPRVTVLNPSEVPGSGLAADSNSISDSESEPELESAHDAIDAGAGVGGDIGESRIQTVFTTQGRDASDSASRMHNNAAIGATTTMLDNSRLTFATAATIICKNASGLNGDAIGTENV from the exons atgcgTTCCTTTcggaggtgggctgtcagcgccCTGTGGTCGTCCGGTGAGGCCGTTTTTATCTGTATGCCGTGCGCGATGTTACGCGCATGGATGACGGTGACGTTTTGTGCCTTACAGGCACGGGATACGCGATCCCACGCGGTCTTATCTTGTAAAAttaccggcggcggcgcgggaattttgcggacggacgcgggttggggtcgcggcgacggggttgcgcggcgaggggagtcgggtgagaccacgactttaggcCGCGATGCGTTCGCGGCCTTAGGTTGTTTTggcgccgcggacggttccacggcgcgggcgcgtttcTTTCCGCGCGTGACTGTTTTGAACCCATCGGAGGTTCCGGGTTCGGGGCTGGCGGCCGACTCGAACTCCatctccgactcggagtcggagccggagctcgaATCCGCGCATgacgcgatcgacgcgggcgcgggggtggggggcgacatcggcgagtcgCGGA TACAAACTGTTTTTACAACtcaaggtcgcgacgccagcgacaGCGCGTCAAGAATGCACAACAATGCCGCGATCGGTGCGACAACGACAATGTTGGACAACTCGAGACTCACgttcgcgacggcagcgacaattATTTGCAAAAACGCGTCCGGACTGAACGGCGATGCAATCGGAACTGAAAATGTTTga